A section of the Macadamia integrifolia cultivar HAES 741 chromosome 9, SCU_Mint_v3, whole genome shotgun sequence genome encodes:
- the LOC122088219 gene encoding probable glutathione S-transferase: MADEVTLLDFWPSPFGMRCRIALAEKGIKHEYKEENLRDKSPLLLQMNPVHKKIPVLIHNGKPICESLNIVQYLDETWKVSPLLPTDPYQRAQAKFWADYVDKKVYELGSKVWKTKGEEQETAKKDFIECLKVMEGELGDKTYFGGETFGYVDVSLIPWYCWFYAFETCGNFSVEASCPKLVAWAKRCMEKESVSKSLAEPQKIYEFVLLLQKMFRIA; encoded by the exons ATGGCTGATGAGGTGACTCTTCTGGATTTCTGGCCTAGCCCATTTGGGATGAGATGCAGAATAGCCTTAGCTGAAAAAGGCATCAAACATGAATACAAGGAGGAAAATCTTAGGGATAAGAGCCCATTGCTCCTTCAGATGAACCCTGTTCATAAGAAAATCCCTGTCTTGATTCATAATGGAAAACCCATTTGTGAATCACTGAACATTGTTCAATATCTTGATGAGACTTGGAAGGTTTCTCCTCTGTTGCCTACTGATCCTTACCAGCGTGCTCAAGCCAAGTTTTGGGCTGATTATGTCGACAAGAAG GTTTACGAATTGGGTTCAAAGGTCTGGAAGACCAAAGGAGAAGAGCAAGAGACAGCAAAGAAGGATTTTATAGAGTGCTTGAAAGTGATGGAAGGTGAGCTTGGTGACAAGACTTACTTTGGTGGTGAAACCTTTGGGTATGTAGATGTGAGTCTTATCCCATGGTACTGCTGGTTCTATGCCTTTGAGACCTGTGGGAACTTTAGTGTTGAAGCTTCTTGCCCCAAGCTGGTGGCTTGGGCCAAGAGGTGCATGGAAAAGGAGAGTGTCTCCAAGTCTCTGGCTGAGCCTCAGAAGATCTATGAATTTGTTCTGCTACTCCAAAAGATGTTTCGTATTGCTtga